A single window of Salvia splendens isolate huo1 chromosome 8, SspV2, whole genome shotgun sequence DNA harbors:
- the LOC121745349 gene encoding 4-hydroxy-tetrahydrodipicolinate reductase 2, chloroplastic-like, producing MAFVVTPSFNASYTTRREDINLLNPCFELNFEKTSGSRLSCRTPFPRKPLVAMASNSVQSVALVSTVDPRSVGTSIMVNGCTGKVGRAVLEAAIAAGLNPVPVALGGPEDVGKILDFNGKQIEIHGPSDRESVLSSAFKEYPDLIVVDYTVPAAVNDNAALYCKVGVPFVMGTTGGDRELLYKTVDDSKVYAVISPQMGKQVVAFLAAMEIMSEQFPGAFSGYDLEVMESHQASKLDVSGTAKAVISCFKKLGAEFEEEQVKLIRDPRLQVEMVGVPEEYLSGHAFHMYHLTSPDGTVSFEFQHNVCGRSIYAEGTVDAILFLAKKVRSNADKRIYDMIDVLREGNMR from the exons ATGGCATTTGTAGTGACACCCTCGTTCAACGCCAGCTACACAACTCGGCGAGAAGACATTAATCTGCTAAATCCGTGCTTTGAGTTGAATTTTGAAAAAACGTCTGGTAGTAGATTGAGCTGTAGAACTCCTTTTCCGCGAAAACCTCTCGTCGCGATGGCAAGCAACTCAGTGCAATCTGTCGCGCTGGTGTCTACGGTTGATCCGAGGAGTGTTGGAACATCGATAATG GTGAATGGCTGTACAGGGAAAGTGGGGAGGGCTGTGCTTGAAGCCGCCATAGCTGCTGGGCTTAACCCGGTTCCTGTAGCGTTAGGTGGTCCGGAAGATGTTGGGAAAATCTTGGATTTCAATGGAAAGCAGATTGAAATTCACGGTCCATCTGACAGAGAATCTGTATTGTCTTCGGCATTTAAGGAATACCCGGACTTGATTGTAGTGGACTACACAGTACCAGCTGCTGTGAATG ATAATGCAGCCCTTTATTGCAAAGTCGGGGTACCCTTTGTAATGGGAACTACTGGAGGAGACAGGGAGCTTCTGTATAAGACTGTGGATGACTCGAAAGTTTATGCTGTGATATCTCCCCAAATGGGTAAACAG GTGGTAGCATTTCTTGCAGCCATGGAAATTATGTCGGAACAATTTCCTGGTGCCTTTTCGGGGTACGATCTAGAG GTAATGGAGTCTCATCAAGCTAGCAAGTTGGATGTTTCTGGAACTGCTAAGGCTGTCATCTCTTGTTTCAAAAAACTGGGAGCTGAATTTGAGGAAGAGCAG GTAAAACTAATAAGGGACCCTAGGTTACAAGTTGAGATGGTGGGTGTCCCTGAAGAATATTTGTCCGGTCATGCATTCCACATGTATCACCTAACATCACCTGATGGAAC TGTCTCCTTTGAGTTTCAACACAACGTATGTGGTAGATCAATCTATGCAGAGGGTACTGTTGATGCTATTCTATTCCTCGCCAAGAAG GTGAGATCAAACGCTGACAAACGAATTTATGATATGATTGATGTTCTCCGAGAGGGTAATATGAGATAA
- the LOC121745350 gene encoding epoxide hydrolase A-like isoform X1 yields MDKIQHKFVQVNGLKIHAAEIGGESSPAVLFLHGFPEIWYSWRHQMIAVAEAGFRAIAPDYRGYGLSDPPPEPDKASYKDIVADLLLLLDALAIQKAFVIGKDFGARVAYLFALIHADRVCGVITMGIPYLPITPISFTEHLPEGFYIARWQKPGRAEADFGRFDNKTVVRNVYILFSRSEIPIAHENQEIMDIVDSSTPLPPWFSEEDLANYGSLYENSGFQTALKVPYRSMSETYNIANEKVEVPALFIMGEKDYVLKFPGMEDYIKSDKMKMFVPNVETVFVPEGSHFVQEQFPEQVNHLILNFLKKNI; encoded by the exons ATGGATAAAATCCAGCACAAGTTTGTACAAGTCAACGGTCTGAAGATCCACGCGGCGGAGATCGGCGGCGAGTCGTCTCCGGCGGTGCTGTTCTTGCACGGTTTCCCGGAAATATGGTACTCGTGGCGTCACCAGATGATCGCGGTGGCGGAGGCCGGATTCAGAGCCATTGCTCCGGATTACAGAGGATACGGGCTATCCGACCCGCCACCCGAACCCGACAAAGCCTCCTACAAGGACATCGTGGCGGATCTTCTCTTGCTTCTTGACGCTCTTGCTATCCAAAAG GCTTTTGTAATCGGCAAGGATTTTGGAGCCAGAGTTGCTTATTTATTTGCACTCATTCACGCGGACAGAGTCTGTGGAGTCATTACCATGGGTATACCTTACCTGCCTATCACTCCCATCTCCTTTACTGAACATCTTCCCGAAGGTTTCTACATCGCAAGATGGCAG AAACCTGGGAGAGCTGAAGCTGATTTTGGCCGCTTTGATAACAAAACAGTGGTGCGCAATGTCTACATTCTCTTCTCGCGCAGCGAGATACCAATCGCACATGAAAACCAGGAAATAATGGACATTGTCGATTCCTCCACTCCTTTACCACCTTGGTTCTCCGAAGAAGATCTTGCAAACTATGGCTCTCTCTATGAAAACTCTGGCTTCCAAACTGCTCTCAAAGTCCCATACAG GTCTATGTCTGAAACTTACAATATCGCAAATGAGAAGGTTGAGGTCCCGGCATTGTTTATCATGGGTGAGAAGGATTATGTGCTCAAGTTCCCCGGCATGGAGGACTATATAAAGAGCGACAAAATGAAGATGTTTGTTCCGAATGTGGAGACGGTGTTTGTGCCAGAAGGGAGTCATTTTGTGCAAGAGCAGTTCCCTGAGCAAGTGAATCACCTTATCCTCAACTTTCTCAAGAAAAATATTTGA
- the LOC121745350 gene encoding epoxide hydrolase A-like isoform X2: protein MDKIQHKFVQVNGLKIHAAEIGGESSPAVLFLHGFPEIWYSWRHQMIAVAEAGFRAIAPDYRGYGLSDPPPEPDKASYKDIVADLLLLLDALAIQKAFVIGKDFGARVAYLFALIHADRVCGVITMGIPYLPITPISFTEHLPEGFYIARWQKPGRAEADFGRFDNKTVVRNVYILFSRSEIPIAHENQEIMDIVDSSTPLPPWFSEEDLANYGSLYENSGFQTALKVPYRTTFASFARALLG, encoded by the exons ATGGATAAAATCCAGCACAAGTTTGTACAAGTCAACGGTCTGAAGATCCACGCGGCGGAGATCGGCGGCGAGTCGTCTCCGGCGGTGCTGTTCTTGCACGGTTTCCCGGAAATATGGTACTCGTGGCGTCACCAGATGATCGCGGTGGCGGAGGCCGGATTCAGAGCCATTGCTCCGGATTACAGAGGATACGGGCTATCCGACCCGCCACCCGAACCCGACAAAGCCTCCTACAAGGACATCGTGGCGGATCTTCTCTTGCTTCTTGACGCTCTTGCTATCCAAAAG GCTTTTGTAATCGGCAAGGATTTTGGAGCCAGAGTTGCTTATTTATTTGCACTCATTCACGCGGACAGAGTCTGTGGAGTCATTACCATGGGTATACCTTACCTGCCTATCACTCCCATCTCCTTTACTGAACATCTTCCCGAAGGTTTCTACATCGCAAGATGGCAG AAACCTGGGAGAGCTGAAGCTGATTTTGGCCGCTTTGATAACAAAACAGTGGTGCGCAATGTCTACATTCTCTTCTCGCGCAGCGAGATACCAATCGCACATGAAAACCAGGAAATAATGGACATTGTCGATTCCTCCACTCCTTTACCACCTTGGTTCTCCGAAGAAGATCTTGCAAACTATGGCTCTCTCTATGAAAACTCTGGCTTCCAAACTGCTCTCAAAGTCCCATACAG AACCACTTTTGCCTCGTTCGCACGTGCGCTTCTTGGCTAA